The DNA segment AGTGtatttccaattgccaagctcgatatcttagccactgggttgaacatcaaaattactgggaccttcaccaatttcaatatcgttaacttcagtcagcaagtttcCAAGATGATTCTCATACTCCGTGTCAACATGCATCCTCcctacaaagtgtgcatcatcatgtgcaggtaaggGATTCTGCGCGATGTTCTGGGTGTCACTATCCTggatcacaattatcccttcttgaatcattttttctatttctctttcaaATCCCGAAAACTTTcgacattgtgcccctgggcattggaatggtattcacaccttttagaagggtcaaagcttcttgaaCGCGGGTCCACATGATTCGGAGGAATGGATGCAATCaggtcataatgctttaatttctcaaacaagcttgcataagaCTCTCCTAtcggtgtaaaattatctttcaacctttgtttacctctatacccctggcttggatgtgggttatgagacacttgaaaattttgtggaggctggtggagattttgcggtgatggcgctcgccttctggggtgtcttggtggctggacaacatactgggGTGGAGCAACAGAATACTGTGGGTTCTCAGGGGAATTGTCAAAAAACAAACGAGGTTGGTCATGCCTTTGAGACGTTcttctaggacctcttctcgaccttgatgtcatcatgatttcttcaaccttctcactCGTGCtagattcaatttggacagcctgagttgcagctttgagagctgcttaacttataattttgcctgacttaaagtcattctctaccatttctcccattttgattgcttctgagAATGATTTGCCAacagcggacatcatgttttgaaagtaatcgggctcttgagcttgaaggaagacagtgattaactcgtggtcatccatgggtggcttaactctagctgcttattctctccatttaatggcatattccttgaaactttcagttggtttcttctttagatttgagaGGGAATGACGGTCCGGGGCGATGTCAATGttatattggaactgtttgacaaaggcctgggCCATGTCATCCCGAACATACTAGCAAGATGTGTCTTGacccataaaccattcggaagctacacccgtaagactttccccaaaataagccattagTAGTTCTTCATTTCCTCccgcacctcttagttgattgcaatacatTTTTAGGTGGGTTGTGGGGTCTCTATGTCCATCGTACTTCTCGAATTTGGGGATCTTGAAACCAggtggcaagtggacatcggggaacatacatagatccttgaaggcaatactcttctgacctgccaacccttgcatgtttcaACCGTtcttctaagcttttcactctttgggtcatttcttcctgtgccATCTTTCAGGTAgacttctcaatgtttgcaggaagatcaaacaagtacgagtggtactcaggagagtgatactgctcttgctgtgtagcaaattgtgactcatgagttTTCCTCTGCACCACCGTCGGCTGTGGGATGGTAAAGACAGGCATAACTGTAGTGGTTATCTGATTGGTTGTCAATGGCACACTTTAGGAGTACGCAACAGAAGTTCCTGATATAGTCGTGCAATTGGGATAAAGACTAAACCTAAATGGATAGAATTGATTGGACAATGAAACATGAGTGGTAGTAGCCGATATGGGTGTAAACTCTAGGAAAACATAAGAAAGGGGTGGTCCTTGACCATTgacccatgcttgacacatttcagaCATTTGTTGTTTCAGCCTTTGGACCTCCTCTGTCAATTCAGATTCCGACTCCATAATCTCCATCGAGGGGTCGACAACCCCTGTATCCAAGTCTTTGCGAGCCATGACTTCCTTGtcttttgaccttgtgttgtatggacaaatcaccaaagtgccacaaactaaccaccctctgttataatgaaagtaacaaagaggagcaaaacaaagccaataggttagcgttagagcatttatcagatagaaatatcacattgctTGCAATGCCCCCTAGTCACAGTTAACGGTTTTAGAATGGTTTCAAGGTTGCgaaggtcatatggcatcatccaAATTCACTTTTCTTGCCCCATTTCCTTCTTCATCTTCCTTTCCAACATCGCTTGGTTTTTCATTTCTTTccctgattatcgctcttttctttcctctcatttctcgcATCCCacaactttatttttttttgtttttgttttttttaatgatGATtagatcgaaccctatgtaggttgcctatgtatcatgcccctcatgaatcagatcaagcgtagttctgaaaatgtaatggacaaaataaactaaaaaacaaaaatctttttgaatttttcatttaattttttttttttggtttttaaaaTACAAAAGACGAAGTAATATAACAAAAGAATCGATATTActatacaaaactagaaagtaaaagacaacatgaatgatagactcaaaacataaaagtaTCTATAAGCAGCTCCTAAATGCAGTGGTCCTGGGTATTTGTCATGCTCGAGCTCTAGTACACTGATCCACACCtaaatgagaaaaataagaccAAATAGATCAGTGACTCAAGACACTATGTGATGCCACAATACCTCCTACTGGACACATACAAGACATAatcgggctatttttgcaaaattaacctatgtggccaAGGATGACTAGAAGTGTATATTCAACAAGATTGGCCTCAAAGATATGGAAATACCTCACTAAAGCTTATATGGATTCAACTCCCAATAATCATGGCCAAAATAATTTGCAAAAATGACTCATTTTGCAAAAACGGTCGATATGACCAGAAAtggctaaagatgcaaactcaataaggacggaccttaaagtaatatgacacctagttgtggacttaagatcctaagacatgggttattgaaccacttttgcgaaaatgatCCCATTTTACAAGAATGGCTGATGtgaccaaaagtggctagacatgcaagatttggctaagaccccgcaaagccaagaacctaagacttactaGGAAGACTGGACCCTATGTGGGCTACCTACTTATCCCActccgaaagacgagaatcaggtatgcgtagttcaggAAGATTGGATATGAGAGAAAGCCTTTaaaaaatgcaactaatttggaaaacccatatttttttgtctttttgagaaatgatgtaaaatgtaaaatctttttggattttctttttctttctttttttttaaatttttggaaaatgatggaaaagtataaaatctttttggatttttcattttcaattttttttttgtctttttcttgaaaaagttgtgaaagaaaaaaataactaggccctacttgcttcatttttcacccttctttcccaaatatcggtctgccaaatgacctttttaccctcaaaggtgcaacatgtatcacatagggatgatttaatgtctttttgggccacgggcccattttgacaaaatttggataggcttcctacaaagagacacggtacctgggaccgagccctactaggtccagatgacatgatgcaaataagaatgacctaaaggctgacctaagtttggggttcactaacaaggAAATTCGGGGGAGCATATGGTCGATGGTGGTAGCTCAAGCTTTCCACCTACTCCATACGTCTGATGGCCCCCCTCCTAAAttaagggtgactcaacaaagagttcgTGCATGCAACGCGTACTCCGaaacttgttgcagaaagaagacccATGGTTATGCAAATAATGACAGTTTATAAAGCATTAACACATAAAGGAAATATAGCAAACAAATAAGCAACTAGCAAATAAAACGACATAagcaaaataaaaatcaaataaagcaaacaaaacacataaaaacctcaaccaaatatcctaaaaagccaacaagatcaagtactagctcgaacctgtaactccccagcagagtcgccagagatgtcacacatTTTTTTTCTACAAACTTCACAaaccctcttaaataaataaaaagatttgtAAAGCTTGAAAAGGGTTTTCCAATTAGAACGTGAcaaaaattgtgttcaaaaggaaataactcagagtcgccacccgACATTGGTTTCAatgtgccaggtcaccgttttctttaaaaatgatttttcctttaaAAACACTTTGAACTCCAAAAGTAAGTCTGCACTAGAGTTTCGGGTAAgtgggttcatttgactcggggagaaggtgttaggcactcctcaagtcccgtaactagtacggttgcatacttgatctagtcggcttttaaaatattcgaattgaggtaataacacacaaaaagaaaataaacaatcaaaagaggctcgaggtcgtccccacctaaatgaaagaaaattaaagTTATAAATTATCCTACGCTACTTCTTCTACGATGTTCGCCACAACCTCCAATTATAGAATACTACGGGGCATTCCcaggaataaaatatatacaaatcctttgGGACATTCcctggataaatttaactaagggaacgacctctcgcctcaaaactaacaaaaactcctaaggcttgcctacccaagtgtgGTCGTCCTAAGCATGCTACTATCGATCAAATTCAAGATAGAACTAAAATAAGAACAAATATAGCAATACTTAAGTGCATTTAATTATGTCTAAAGCCCAAACCCATTCTTATTTCAAGATAATGTATgttttaattcctaattttaagAACTAAACCCTACAACTCAAAACCAATTCATTTTCCATGTTCTAAATTAAAAAAAACGTAATTCCAAAATAGCAACTACTCTACTAGGACTGCACTAACACGCAAATGATAATACCAATCAAGAACACTTCATAAGGTCATTCAATAAACGACAATTTTGGTAAAACAAAATTgcaaaaagaaagggaaaagaattGGACCTTCTCTGTAGCAAAGTTTTATCCAAATTTTGATTAAGTAAGAACCTCTTCGTACATCAACAACATAACTCAGAGATGAACGATAAACCAAATCTTAGAATGGCACCTCGATTTCTTTTCAAATAGGGACCGGAAACCTTAGACGCGACAACCTCGACGGAGCCGCAAACCTGACGATCAGTAGCTAGTGACGGCGAATTCGAAACTCAACTCTTCAACCTTAAAGTATATTAAGAGCAACATGGAGCTACTTCGGTCTGCTGCTATATACACCACCACACAAATCAATATGCACACTTTCCTAGTTTTATGGAGCAAATATCAGGAGAAGACAAGACTTTCCAACACCCGAATCTCCTATTAACAAAAGTTTGAACAAGTAGTCATATACGGGATTCTTGATTTTGCAAAGCTTACTAATCCAAAAGGAAAAGGTAACGGGGATGTTTCAGTTCCCTACAGCCGGAAATCACTGGAAAATGGATCGTCGCCGGAAAATGAGGTAGAGCAAGGTGTTTGATAGTGTGTGTGAGAGAGGTTGATCTGTTGATGGGTGACGATTGTCTTCTTCTTCTCTTAAGTCCTaggttttttctttgtttttggttGAGAGGAAGAAAATCCAAACGGCTAGGGGGTGTTAGTTAGGAATTTAGGCGTGAAGAAGTAGAAGGGTTGTGGTTATGAAGATTGGTGGCTTGTTTTGGCGAGGGAGGAGGCTTTGTGGTCGCCGGTAGTAGGGGTGTGAAAGGTGTGAGGCTGTGATTTTTTGGGGTGAAGGGAATGTCTGAATGAAGATGATGTGAAATCAGGGGCATTGTTTTGGTGACAACGTCCCTCCTAGCTGCTTAGGGGTATCTTAGGTTTTGTTCCATGTCCAAGAAGAAGAAGGGACGGCTGGCCCTTTAGTCTCTATAGGGTTTTGTCTTCCAAGGTTCAAGAAAAAAGGTTTGGGAAGGGTTAAAGAAGAAGGGGTAATGGGCTAGGTCTTGTTGGGCTTTCAAATTGCGCTCAAAGACTAAAAATCAATAGCAAAATACTACTAGAATACTAGTAATTGATTTTAAATAACATAAAATTTATATTGATATGaaaccatcatttttcaaaaattatatattaaaatgaAAGCAGAGAAAAGTTAATTAGAATGATAGCAAACTTAGATTAATATTACTACAAAAGACTAATGACCTTAACTTAAAtagaaagataaaagataaaattgaaaaatatttttgtattttcgaaTTTTATGTTCTACTATTAGActaaaagtgaaaaataagctaaatcttattaaaataaaaataagtaaatatttttaaaaatactacttttaaaagttgcgcgggtcaaaaattacgtgcttacacaGAGATCAGTCCTTAGGCCGTTTTTATTTTCCTTGGCGATATCATACAACGGGAAGTGTCATGATGTATGTTATTTGCAAATGATATAGTTTTGATTGACGAGACGCGAGGCGGTGTTACCGAGAGGCTAGAAGTGTAAAGACACACTCTAGAGTCTAAAGGTTTTAAGTTGAGCATGGCCAATAgcgtgtttggccaagctgcaaaaataaGCTTATTTTGTGAAgtgcttttttcaaaagtgcttttggtgaggaacagtttgtgtttggataattaatttgaaaagcatttctgagcagcaattagtgtttggccaagcttttaaaaactgcttctaagtgtatttttctcataagtgcttttcaaaaaagtatttttagtgagaagctatttttttctacttctccaaaactgcttttgCTTCTCCTACTCctcctcaaaaatactttttttcttcttctaaaagcttggccaaacagactaCAAGACGgagtacttggagtgcaagtttagcGATGCTACCCAGGAAGCGGACATGGATCCCCAGGTGAGAAAGTTTCAAGTACCTTTGGTCAATAAAATAAGGTGATTAGGTTtgatgaggatgtcacacaccacATTGGAGCatggtggatgaaatggaggctcgcttccggtgtattgtgtgataagaatgtgacACTGAAACTTAAAGTAAGTTCTACAAAGTAGtagttagaccgactatgttgttTGTGacagagtgttggccggttaagaactctcATGTCCTGAAGCTGAAAGTagctgaaatgaggatgttgagatggatgtgtgagCGTACTAGtttagataagattaggaatgaagttattcagGATAAGATGAGAGTGGCCCCTTTGGAAGATAAGATGTAAGAGGCGAGGTTGACATGGTTCGGGCAGGTTAAGAGCAGAAGCATAGAAGCCCCAGTTAGGATGTGTGAGAGGTTAGCCTTGGTAGGTATAAGGAAGGAtagaggtaggcctaagaagtctTGAAGAGGGGTGATTAGCCGGGACATGGCGCAACTGAAGCTTACTGaagacatgacccttgatagaagGGTGTgtaggtcgaggattagggtagaaTATTAGTAGGTAgaggagcaacaacaacaacaacaaccacccaatAAATTCCACTAacggggtctggagagggtagtgtgtacgcagaccttaccctacccCAAAGGAGTAGAGAGATTGTTTCCGAAAGACCatcggctcaagaaaacaaagagacaaaaggagacaatattagtatcaccacagaaatcataggaaaaataggaacaacatgaaattcagaagaaagatgcaaagcaaaagggATAGCTAGTAAATATGTCCTGCACTGAAAAGtgaaatagtaagacacaacattgtcactagctatcttagacaaaaacTCTACCAGACTGGTCTCACAATAGTACGAAgtaaggaaatactcaactacctcctaacctacaaccctaatactcgatcTCCACATCTTCCTCTGTTCAGTAGTAGTTCTAGTTGAAATCTCTTACTCTTAGATGAATATTCTTACCTACCATTTAGTTGTTACTTTTGCTTCGGTTTTCTTTTACCATGTTGTTATTATTACCTGTTGTCATTACTTCTTTTTACCTTGCTTTAGCCGAGGTTTATCGGAAACAATCTCTCCTCTTTTCCAGTGTAGAGGTAAAAATGCGTACATCTTACCTTCACAGCCCCACTTGTGGGAGTTTAATGGGCATGTTATTATTGTAATTATGAAAATTGAGAACATCATAAGACACTATAAAAACGTTATTCATATTTTTGaaagtgaaaaaaaataaaaaataaaggacctagaaaaataaaaataaaaaaggagggAGGAAAACAGCTAGTTTGgaaaatggaaaaagagtaaaGATGGTCAAAATGAGAACAGAGGAAACTAGAAATTGGAAATGGACGTCACACACAGAGCCATACCTACCAAAACACATAGAGACACACACACTATATATTATATTGTCCTATACTCTTCCTTCTCCTTAACAAATAACAATAACACCCAATTGCCAACTGCACAGACTCGGCTTTCTGGGGGGAaattctttgtttctttttcaagAATACGATTTCTTCTAAGCATATTAGCCCCCACCCCCTCCTAAGCACCATCTGCATCATCGTATCTTGATTTGTCAGTCAGCTTCTGGGCCCAAAAAAACAGCATTTTTATGGCATCTTTTAATGCATGATATCTTTTTCCATCTTCTTCTCCGCCAACTTTTCTTGGTATAAACTCAACACCCCTTTTTTTGTTAGAGAAAAAAAACCCACCCTTTTTCTATTTTGCCCATTTAATCGAACcataaggaagaaaagaaaaagtggGAAAACAAGTTTTAATTTTTGTTAGCATCGTTTATTACTTAGGTATCTTCACAAGCCCGTCCTCGCATCGTTTGGCCTTATAAATAAGCGTAAGATCTCTTTTTTATTCTCTGTATTCTGCATTTTCTGGTTTTGATCTCTGTGTTCTTAACTggattttgtttttcttgtttatGTGAGTTCtgttcattttctttctttttttggtgCGTTCCATGTTTTCGATATGTTCTATGTACAAGGGTTGATGTTGGGATTTTATGATGTGTTTTCTACTTTTGTCTTTGGAAATAACGCATAAATGATTGATTATGAGGCACCCACTTTATTTTAGCCATGTCACATCTCATTAGTCAGTAGGTAGTTCCTAATCTTGAATTAGATCTATTTTGATTGCTAATTTTATTGGTAACGCTTAGTTATTGAAGTTATGAGTTTGTGCTCTATGCTTTTTCTTTCTATGTTTTCTTTCCCTCTGTTAGATCCTCCTTTGATTCACTGTGTAAGCAAAAGAGATTTTTGGAACTCGTGATCCTAAATGTGCCATAAGATTTCAAACGGAGTAATAACGAAATAGTGCCACATAAAATGGAATGGTGAGAGTATATATACAACATCAACAAACCCAGtggaatcccacaagtggggtctgggcaGGGTAATGTGTACACAAACCTTACCTCTACCTTATGAAGTTGGAGAGGCTATTTCTGATAGATCTTCGGCTCAAGAACAGTGAAAAGGAAGCAATAAGGAGAGAGTTTATTTGATAATTTAATTTGAATTCGAATACTTAGAAACAAGAGAAAGGGAAATGATTATTGTTTGTGTGTATGGTACATTCATTTTCATCTTGATGGTGGAAACAATGTAGAAATAGTCCCTGATAAGGAgtgcagttttttttttttgggttaacTTGGACCTCTTCCTCGTAAGTAATGATGGGTATGACCTATAAAATGCTCATTAATTTTTTACCACTACTCTCAGTCTTAGTTCCTCTGTTTTTCTGTTTACCCTGTGTAACTGTGTAATACTCTCTTAATCCACCTTGACTAGTTGAAATGCTGCTGCTTTTGATTGGTCGAAGAAATTCTCTATTGCATGAACTTTTCATTGACAATTATGGTTTCGCTGATATCAGAATGGCTGCAACAACAATTCACCAAGCAGTTGGGACTCTTCAGTCTTGTCGAAGTAATGGTAACTCTGTATTGTGTCCCGATTATGGGCATGTTTCATTAAGATCGGTGTCCAAGGGTTTCAAGGTTGATGTTGGATTGGTGAGAGGAGGAAGTTATTGTTCTAAAAAGAGAGGTAATTGTGTAATTCAAGCCTCTGCTTCTCAGGCTACAGTTTCTGATGCAGTTTCAGCACCATCAAGTGCCAACAGCAGTGACTCCAAGAAAAAAACAAGTATGGCGGTCCATCTCTTGAACTATCTTTTACAAAATAATCATATGTTCATCATAAGATGAAAGTTTCTATGATCAtttttgacatttatcacattaaAGAAATACTTTTCGCCCTTCCAGAAATGATTTCATGGGATAAATTTTGTGAATATTTTGTGCTACTACCGCAGCACTGCATCTAATTACCACCTTCCCATTTGCCCCTTCAGGTGAAGCTGCTCTAATCCTGATTAGGCACGGCGAGTCTATGTGGAATGAAAAAAACTTGTTCACTGGTTGTGTAGACGTGCCTTTAACCAAAAAGGGTGTGGAGGAGGCCGTTGAAGCTGGGAAAAGAATTAGCAATATACCTGTTGACATGATCTATACTTCTTCTTTGATTCGTGCCCAAATGACTGCGATGCTTGCCATgacccagcaccgtcggaagaagGTAACTCTGTGGTTAAAGCTTGTAATATTTGGATTTTCCTTATGACATGTTTGAGGGAGACTGTATCACAATAGAGGATATTATTGGAGAATTATGTGGTTGATTAGAGGCCTATTGCATTGGCTATACATGCTTCCGGATTGCAGTAGGCTCCTTCTAGTTTGGTTTTTTCCATCCGCTGTCAAGTGTTTGAGGCTCAGCCCAGATAACTAAAATAATATATCATTTCCACTGTCATGTCAATTTTAGGTTCCAACTATCATTCATGAAGAGAGTGAACAAGCAGGAACTTGGAGTCAGATTTTCAGTGAAGAGACCAACAAGCAATGCATTCCAGTTGTAACAGCTTGGCAACTAAATGAGAGAATGTAAAATATCTTCTCCTTTAAAGGTTatttttcctatatatatatatatatatatatatatatatatatatatatatatatatatatatatatatatatatatatatatatcagttgATGGTTCTAATATATGACTTCGCTATTTTGTAGGTATGGGGAATTACAAGGTCTTAATAAGCAGGAAACAGCTGATAGATATGGAAAAGAGCAGGTTCATGAGTGGCGTCGTAGTTATGATATTCCTCCTCCAAACGGAGAAAGTTTGGAAATGTGTGCTGACAGAGCTGTTGCCTACTTTAAAGAGCATGTAAGCAGAAGCATATATCGATTCCAAGATATTATCAACCTGGTTTTAGGCTGTTATGAAATGACATTGTAGCTGTAATCTTGCAGATTGAACCCCAACTTGCAGGTGGAAAAAATATAATGATCGCTGCCCATGGGAACTCATTGAGGTCCATCATTATGTATCTCGACAAGCTAACATCTCAAGAGGTGGAATTCAGACTTACAGGAATCTCTCGTATTTTTGTCTGGTTATGCTCAGAAACATTATGATCTGAAACTCTTCTTATCAGGTCATAAGTTTGGAACTTTCCACTGGAATCCCCATGCTTTACATTTTCAAAGAGGGAAAGTTTATTCGCAGAGGAAGTCCTGCTGCACCAACAGAGGCAGGGGTCTATGCTTATACAAAGGTATGAAACTTCTCAAAGTTATGTTTGAAGTTGTTCAAATTTTCTTTGCATAGTATGTCCACACTCTTGTTTTTTGAGAAGGATATATGTCCATGTTCTTGTGTTACAAACAGTTAAACTAAAGTGCAGTCCGGAAGGAACCTGTTGCTCAACTAGTTAATTTGCTTGAAGGGAATGATGAGAAAAATAGCTTAGAGCATGCTAGGGAGTTTATTCAGCATAACAATAGGGTTCCAACACAAAGTTTAACATAAAACAATTTGCTAAGCAAGTATCAAGCTGTGTGCTCATACAATTAGATTCAGAAAATTAGGTTGTTGCTACCTTTTAAAAAGGCCAACTGAGGGTGCTTGCTTCTGTACTTGGGAGTTAAATTTGTTTAAGCTCTCTGAGTAAGCATTTCTCAGGTTTTCACCTCTCCATAGTTAATTGAGATATTCTTCAGTAGGGCGTAGAATGCCCAAGCCCACCTCCTCTTGTTGCAGGTCCAGAGGAATGTAGTAAAAAGGAGTGCAAGTAGTCGTTACATTTATTTACAAAACCTGCATTTTAGCATTTAGCTGATAACAGCTAACTGATGATCTTTTTATGACGAAGTACTCCTTTCTTTTCCATGATTTCAGACCTTGGCTCAATACAGACAAAAGCTAGATAATATGGTTCAGTAATGTGACAAGGTATGACGATTTTCTGATCTTCTTTTCTTTGAAACGCCTGCTATAATTCTTGATGCTAATTGTTTCATGTTTTGCAGGAAATTGCTTTCAGTTGAAGTAGATCTCATGTGCTTCGTGGAGACATGTTTCTCATGCAAATGGGAGggatttttttttcgtttttcccCCTTTAGTGTAGTCTTCGAATAGGTCAAAGAACTTGGGTTTTTCATATATGTTGTACTGTATGTGTTTATGTTGTGAATTGTAATGTAGATTATGTGGGTTTGATCAGTATGATACAGACAGAAATAAGACAGTGAACTGCCAGTGTTGTTGTTCATCTATGCAGACAGCCCATATATacatagttttttttttgtttctcagCTAGCTGTGTGGATCCATTTGCACTATGCCAATTCTTTTTGTCTGGAATTCATCAAATAATGGCCACTGTGAAATGAAATTATAGGAAATTGGGAGCTAGAAAAAAAGTTGACTTTTTCCAGGATAAGCTCATGATCATTGATGATATAGAAGCACAATATTCTGTGCAGCCTAGTTTGAAGGGCTTCCAGCACCATTTAACATACCAATTGTTCTCTGTAGTGGTGGGATAATGGATAAGAGAAACAGTTATCCACTCATGTTATCCATTAAAAAATGGgctggataatgaactttttaaaaacatgtcaaatatggataagaatcatattatccacttagaaaatggataatcaatggataactaatgagtttaacttttacatttgtaaaacaTCAAATTGAGGGTCCTTAAAGTTTGGGAGACTACGAACTCTTCCAAAAAGTGATCATATTTAAGAAGTCagggataatatggatatccatattattcgCCGGTTAAaccattttttatccgtattaaatatggatcagatcggataatttatccatttttggTATTACCCATCTTTTACCCACCCATATTCGACCCGACCCGACCTGTCCGTTTGCCATACCTACACGCCCAGGGATTACTCGGGCTGTATGCACTGTACTAACACATTATTAGTTGCAAAGTCATGGTTTGGCCTTCCCGAATATCTTGGAAATGTTATTTCATACTATCCGTCTCAATGTATGCGACACTAGCTTTTTGGTCGTTCTAAAATGTTTGATGTCATTCTATTCTCATACAACTTTCAAGAATTTAATAACATTGAACTATGCATATTGCCAAATCAATATTCCAACATTTACTTGTAATCTTATCAGACATCTATCACCATAAATAAGTCATTATCATTTATACTCCATGCGCAGAAAAGGAATGGAGGGCGTATATTCATCTCTAACCTTAGACGTGGTGCTAAATTGAAGCAACTTCTAGCTTCCTATTTGGTTGCAGAT comes from the Nicotiana sylvestris chromosome 4, ASM39365v2, whole genome shotgun sequence genome and includes:
- the LOC104214521 gene encoding 2,3-bisphosphoglycerate-dependent phosphoglycerate mutase 1, with the protein product MAATTIHQAVGTLQSCRSNGNSVLCPDYGHVSLRSVSKGFKVDVGLVRGGSYCSKKRGNCVIQASASQATVSDAVSAPSSANSSDSKKKTSEAALILIRHGESMWNEKNLFTGCVDVPLTKKGVEEAVEAGKRISNIPVDMIYTSSLIRAQMTAMLAMTQHRRKKVPTIIHEESEQAGTWSQIFSEETNKQCIPVVTAWQLNERMYGELQGLNKQETADRYGKEQVHEWRRSYDIPPPNGESLEMCADRAVAYFKEHIEPQLAGGKNIMIAAHGNSLRSIIMYLDKLTSQEVISLELSTGIPMLYIFKEGKFIRRGSPAAPTEAGVYAYTKTLAQYRQKLDNMVQ